Genomic DNA from Candidatus Schekmanbacteria bacterium:
GAATGGTGCAGGATTTTTCACTTCGTTATCCTCTCATAGATGGGCAAGGCAATTTTGGTTCGATTGACGGGGATTCAGCGGCAGCGATGCGATACACTGAAGTAAGAATGGCAAAGATTGCCCATGAGATGTTGACTGACATAGATAAGGAAACAGTGGATTTTGTTCCTAATTTTGATGAAACTCTTGTTGAGCCGGTGGTTCTGCCTTCAAGGATTCCAAACCTTTTGATAAATGGCTCATCTGGTATTGCAGTTGGTATGGCAACAAATATTCCTCCTCACAATTTAGGTGAGATAATCGATGCCACTGTCCACTTAGTGAATAATCCTAACGCAACGATTGAAGAGCTTGCAAAGTTCGTACCGGGACCTGATTTTCCTACAGGTGCTTATATCTGTGGAAAGAAGGGGATTCGCGATGCATACAGGACAGGGCGGGGCAAACTGATATTGAGAGGCAGAGTAACCATTGAAGAGCAAAAGTCGGGCAGGCAGAATATTGTGATTACCGAGCTTCCCTATCAGGTAAACAAAGCGAAGCTCATTGAATCGATAGCATCACTCGTTAGAGATAAGAGGATTGAAGGTATATCTGATTTGAGAGATGAATCGGATAGGGAAGGTATGAGAATTTTTATTGAGCTTAAAAAAGATGCTATGCCTGAAGTTATCTTGAATAATCTATACAAGCACACCCAGCTTCAGCAATCCTTCGGAGTCATTTTGCTTGCTATGGTCAATGGTGAGCCGAAGGTTTTAAATCTGAAAGAGGCGCTTACCTGCTTTGTTGAATTCAGAAAAGAAATCGTAATAAAACGCACCCGTTATGATTTGAGAAAAGCTGAAGAAAAAGCTCATATACTTGAAGGGTTGAAAACTGCTGTGGAAAACATCGATGAAGTTGTGGCTTTGATTAAAAAAGCAAAGAATCCGGCTGATGCAAAAGAGAAGCTTATGAAAAGATTTCCTCTTTCTGAAATTCAAGCAAAAGAAATACTCGCAATGCAGCTTCAACGATTGACAGGTCTTGAAAGGGATAAAATCATTTCTGATTATAAAGAGACTTTGAAGATAATCGCTGAATATAAGGCTATTCTTTCAAGCGAGCAGAAGGTTAGGGATATTGTTTGCAAAGAATTGCTCGAGGTCAAGGAGGAATATGCAGACGAGCGCAGAACAGAAATAATCGCTGATACAACGGAGATAGATATTGAAGACCTAATAAAACAAGAGGATATGGCTGTTACTATTTCACACAATGGCTATATAAAAAGAAATGCCTTGAGTATTTTTCAAAGCCAAAGACGCGGCGGCAAGGGTAAGACAGGAATGACTACAAGAAATGAAGATTTTGTTGAACATCTCTTTATAGCGAATACTCATGATTATATTCTCTTCTTTTCCAATAAGGGGAAGGTTTATTGGATAAAAGTCCACGAGATTCCTGAACTCGGGAGGACGGCTAAAGGACGGGCAATAGTCAATCTTCTCAATCTCAGCGCTGAAGAAAAAATATGCGCTTATGTGCCGGTCTCTGAATTTGATTCAGACCATTATGTTACAATGGTCACAAGCAAGGGAATAATAAAGAAAACAACCCTTGATGCTTTCAGTCACCCGCGCGCAGGCGGCATTATCGCTGTCAATCTTGATAAGGGAGACGAGCTTGTTTCTGCTGTTGTAACCGACGGCACACAAGATATTTTATTGGCAATGAGAAATGGAAACAGTATTCGTTTCCATGAGTCAGATGTTAGAGCTATGGGAAGGACGGCAAGGGGAGTAAAAGCTGTTTCTATCTCAAAAGATGACGAAGTCATAGGAATGGAGATTGTAAGCAATGGTAATTACAGCATATTGACTGTAACTGAAAACGGTTATGGCAAGCGGACAGAATTGAGTGAATACAGAGTGCAGTCAAGAGGCGGCAAAGGAATAATTACAATAAAAACAACAGAAAGAAATGGTAAAGTCGTAGGAATAAAACAGGTTAAAGATTCTGATAACATAATGCTTGTTGCTTCAGATGGAAAGATTATTCGCTTGAAGGTGGCAGATATAAAGGTCATAGGAAGAAACACTCAGGGGGTAAAGCTGATTGATGTGGATGAAGGTGCAAAGGTTGTAGCAGTGGCGAAGATTGCCCATGAAGAATAAAGAAGCTATCTTTATTTCATAGTATTTGGAGCGCCAATAAGCCAGAAGTTGTTTTTATAGAGGTAATCGATAGTCGGAAGGAAGTTTATTCTCTTAGAATCAATCTTTCAAGAATTGCTGCAGCAAAAACCATTTATCTGATTAGAAATAAGAGATTGAAGGAATAATTTTAATCCTTTTTCAATACCTCAAATTCAACAGGTATTGTTATAAAGAAAGCATCTATGAAAGCAACTCCTGAAATTTTCATTCCTCCTGCCCCAGCAGTTAATATTTTAATCATTTCGAGAGTTATCTGTTTATATGTTGCCTTGAAAGGGACAGTAATTTCTCTTTTTTCTCCTGCAGGTATTTTGAATTCTTCTGTAGTTTTCCCTTTGAAAAATTTGTCTTTCCCTATGAACAAACCGCATTTTACGGATTTAACTTTGACAGGTATCCAATTGGGATTATCGACTTCAAGAGTTACTTCCCCATGAATTTTATTTTTGCCAAGTTCCATCCCTTCGATTTTTATGCTTTTAAATTTGAATGAACAGCGCTTGAGCATATTTTTGATACTGCAGGAGTCAAAGGTGAGAAGAATGAGAAGAATAATCGAGATAGGAATGAATATTTTTCTTTTTGAACGAAGAAGCAAAGTTATTCTTTTTTTCATCTTTTTATTGTGGAGATTCTTTTACTGCTTCATCATTTTCTTCTATTCCAAGAATCGATTTTATGCGTGGAGGAATATAGACATTTTCAAGGTTTAGCTTAGAAAGTTCATTGGCAAGAATTTCAACTTTTTCATTTATTCTAAGTCTTTTGTCGATGATGATGCGGTTTTCATCTTCCACTCGGCAAGAGCCTCCTCGAAGCTTAATGCCTGCCTTTTTTAAATCTTCATATTGAACTTTGATGGAAAGCTTTTCTGCCAATTCTTCAAGCTGTTCGAGAATAAGTTCCTGCTTCATACTCTATTTTTTCTCCTTCAAATAAAAAATGCAAAAATAGAAATCAGCCGGGAGGCCAAGTCATTCTTCTTCCGCCAAGCAGATGAAAATGAATATGAAATACTGATTGTCCAGCGCCTTCATTACAATTAAGGACGATGCGAAAGCCGGATTCATCTATCTTCTTTTCCTTGGCAAGATGTTTTGCGCTTTCAAATATGTCGGACAATATGTCAGAATCTTCTTTCTGGATATCCATTGTTGTGGGGATATGTTTTTTGGGAATCAAAAGAAGATGCACCGGTGCTTGAGGATTTATGTCTTCAATAGCTATTATCAAATCATCTTCATAGACTATATTTGCCTGCATTTCTCCTTTAATCATTTTGCAGAAGATGCATTCATTGGACATAGCTATTCTCCCCCTTTATTAGTGCCATAGATTTCTTTGAGTTTTTTTGAAACAAGCGCAGGAACCATTCCTTCAATATCGCCTCCGTATTTTGCAACTTCTTTTACGATGCTCGAGCTCAGGTAAGAATATTTCACAGTGGACATAAGAAAAATGGTATCTACTTCTTTGAGAAGTTTTCTGTTTGTAACTGCCATTTGAAATTCATATTCGAAATCGCTTACTGCTCTTAAACCTCTTATAATTGCCTTTGCTTGAACATCTTTTACGAAATCGATCAGTAGTCCGTCGAAAGATTCAACACGGAGATTTTTCAATCCTTCTGTGGCTGAATTGATCATTTCGATTCTTTCTTCAACAGGAAAAAGGGTTTGTTTGTCTGTGCTTACTGCGACTGCCACTATGACTTCATCGAAAATCTGAAGCCCTCTTTCAATTATGTCTATATGCCCGTTTGTTACGGGGTCGAATGTTCCGGGATAAACAGCAATGTTTTTCATAGAGTTTTTAAAAAATAAAAAAATTAGTCAGATATATTCTTGTAATACAATATTCTTGTTTCACCGTAAAGTCTTTCTCTCATTAAATGGAGTTTTCCCTCTTTTTCAGGAAAACTTCGTTTTTTGAATATTTCAAGAATCATAGTGCCATTGGGTAAAAGAAGTTGTCCTGAATTTACTTCAGAGAGACATTTTATACTGTAATCGGAAGCATAGGGAGGGTCGCAGTAGATTATATGAAATGAAATGTTTTCAGCGACAAGCATTTTCAGGGCTTCTCTAAAATCCTTTTGGATTATTCTTGCAAAGCCGTCTAAACCTGCAATTTGAAGGTTTTTCTTGATCACTGAGACTGCATTCCTATTTTTTTCGATAAAAACCACTCTTTCCGCTCCTCTGCTCAATGCTTCAATACCTACGCTTCCGGTCCCTGCAAAAAGGTCAAGAAAATCCGTGCCTTCAACTCCATTGCCCAATGTGTTGAAAACCGCTTCCCTAACTTTGTCTTGTGTAGGCCTAATTATATCTTTGGGAAATGATGAAAGTCTATGTCGTGCTTTTTTCCCGCCTGTAATTCTCATTCTCTTAGAACTCTTTTCTTTGACACTTAATCAATTGTACTTTTACCATTAGTTGCTTCATCTAAAAGTTCGCACCAATGTTTTACTTCTATGTTGGAAGATTTTGCAATAAGACCGCTTTTAATTTGAAGTATGCATCCCGGACATCCGGTTAGGACCAGCTCTGCCTTAGATGAAAGAATGTTTTCTATCTTTTTCTTATTGATTTCCCTGCTGAGTTCAAAGTTTTCAATGCTAAACATTCCTCCAAATCCACAACAGTCACTGCTGTTTTCCATTTCAACGAGATTGATACGCGGAATATTTTTGATAATTTCTCTTGGTTCTTTCTCGATTTTTTGTCCCTTGTAAAGGTGGCAGGGGTCATGGTAGGTTGCAGTTTTGGTAGTTTCTTTTTCTGTTTTTTTAATCTTTGAAAAAATTCTATTTCCCGGTCCTGAAAGAAATTCACTTAAATCTAAAATCTTCCCCTTTATTTCTTCCCATTTCTGTAGTCTGTTGCTGTCATCCTCAAAAATCAAGGGGTAGATTTCTTTGAATGCCGATCCGCACGTAGCGCAGGCAACCACCAAGTAGTCGAATTTTTTTTCAGACAGCATTTCGAGGTTTGAATATGCCAATTTTTCTGCCTTTTCCCTGTCGCCGGAAAAAAAAGCCGGCAGTCCACAACATTGTTGTTTATTGAGGAGAATAGGAGTAAAGTTGGATTTCCTTATTAAATTCAACGCCGAGATGCCCGTTTGCGGGCTGATGAAATTTATAGTGCATCCTTGAAAGAATAGGACAGAAGACAGACTATCTGAGACTTTTTCGAGATCGATTATTTCAGTGAGTGTTTTTTTAGAAAGGGCAGGGAATATTTTTCCTTCCTTTCTGCCTAAAAAATATCCCTTATAAAACAAACCGCTTTCAGAAGGAATTTTTTTCATAAACATCTTTTCAACTAAAGAAGCGGATTTCAGAAAAGTCTTTCTGCCCGGAAAGGTTCCGCAAAGAATTTCAAGGAGAGCCTTTTTTAAAGGAGGCATTCCAAATTCTTTTACTGCTTTTTCCCGTGCCGTGGAGATTATTCTGTCAATCTCTATACTTGCCGCACAGGTATCTTTACAGGATGTACAGAGAATGCATTTTGAGATTGTTTCGTATAGCTTTGAAGTCAATTCAATTTCACCTTTCATATATGCCTGCAAAAGGGCAAGTTTCCCCCGTGCTACGGAGTTTTCCTTTTTTTCAATGTCATATACTGGACAGACAGCTTGACAGGCACCGCATTTGACACATTTGGAGAGCGCCTTTTGGAATTTTTCATTTTGAGATTTTTTTTCCACTAATTAACCGGTCCAAAGTTTGTTAACTCTTGAGTAGTTTCCCATTTGCAATTATTGTCTCTTCTTCACTTCCATAAAGTAGCTTTAAAGTGGGATTGAATAGAACAAAATCCTGATGAAAATTAGTTCTAACTTCTCCTCCAAATGATTTATTGTCTCCTAATGCGAGGTGAATTGTTCCTAAAATTTTTTCTGATTCAAGAATATTGTCGGGCTTGGTAGCTTTGGGGTTTGTGCCGATGCCAAGTTCTGCAATGTTTGAAGATTTGCGGTCAAGTTCGATCTGTTCACGAAGAAAATCTGCATAGTCATCAATGCCTTGAATTAGAAAGAGTTTTCCACTTTTAATCTCAAATTTGAGAGGTTTCTTGAATTTTGAAGTGGGACCCCATTCAGCAACAAATAAGCCTTCAGCGCTATTTTCAACTGGAGCAATGAATGCTTCTCCTGCAGGGAGATTGCCAAAAGCGCCTTTTCTTGTAAGAATTCCTGTATCTGCTATTCCGGAGCGTCCTTCAATTCCTATTTTTAAATTAGTGCCATTTGATGCAGTTATTACGGCTGTTTTAGCTCTGCTCAATTTTTTTGCCAAGTTTTCTGTCAATTGCCTCATTTTCTTGTGATTGACATTGAGCGGACCTTCAAACATCGATTTATCGAAGAGAGGCATACTTGCATATCTGCCTCCTGCGATTCTTGTATGAAGGTCGCGAAATTTTGTGTGGCTCGTTGAAAAATTGGAAAGAGCAATGATTACATCTACGCACTCCCTCTTGTGCTTTTTGATTATTTTTTCGGCTTCAATTTCTTCTTTCTTCGTTGACTGCTTTGTAATGAGTTTTTCAAAAATCCCTTTGTCTCTCAAATCTGCAAATGCTCTTTTTCCAAATGCCTCCTGCCAAATCAATTCCGGAGGCTCCATCCCGTGTTTTTCTAAAGATTCATATTGCAGAAAAGTAGTGTCATTTCTTTTTGACAAGTAATCAAAGATTTCTTCTGCAATCAGTGGAAGTTCGCTTCTCCTTTTTCTATCAGATTCGGTAATTGTTTCGTCCTCTGATATATCATCGCAGAAAATCAAAACTCTTTCATTTCTTTTAATGCCGAGATTTTCCTCGATTAATTTTTTTATTGCTCGTTCTGTAATAATCATTGTTTTGCTTTCATTAAAGATTGTGGGATTACAATATAGACGGTATCACATTTTTTTTAAATGGATTTTTCATATAAGTAATATATTTTTTCTGTCAAGCTTCAAGAGATTAAGCTTTCTGAAATTATTCCTTCTTTGGATTATTTGTCTTTTGTAGGAACCAAAAAACGATGGATTTTGTTGGAAGAATTGTATAAATATCATTTTTAGGTTAAGGTTTGAAATTATTGACACATAAGAAACAGTTTTGGTAAAAATATAAAAAAAGGGTTGAATAATGATAGATGAAAAGTCGATACCATCGAAAAATCCGTCAATACTTTGCACTGAACTTGATGAAGAAGCAGTTTTGCTTGACCTAAAAACGAAGTGTTATTTTGGATTGAATGAAGTTGCCCTTTTTATTTGGAAACTTGCAGACGGGAAAAGGAATGTGTCAGACATAGTAGATGAAATATGCAAAAATTTTGATGTCGAGCCGTCAACGGCATTGAATAGCGTAAAAGGATTTCTAAAGAAACTCAACGACAACAATCTTGTCTTTATTGATGCTTCCAGTTAATAAATTCTTGCCGGGAATGTTCTGTTTTTCTTTTTTGCAGAGAGTTCATTTTTAAATGTTTTACAAATATTATTCAATTTTTGGAGTCAATGTAAGAATAGAAGCTGAGACCGAAGCGATAATTAGAATAGCTGATAAGTGTATCGGATATTTCGAAATTCAAGAAGACGATGGCAAGTCTGATATTTCGTTCAAAATACTTTTTCCTTCAAGAGACTTAATCGAAGAAAGAAAAAAAGCAATAGAGAGCAAGTATTATCTCTTTTCCTTTGATAAATTGACAGGATATAGAATAGGGGAAAAACTTATTGTGACTGATGGGGTATCGACTGCCGAGTGTGAAACATCCAAAGGCATTGTAACAATGTTTCTCGATAAAGGCATACTTCGGCAGGAAAGGTTTTTTGCTTTTGTCTTTTTTTATTTGATACTAATGGAGATGTTGAGATATCGAGGCTTCTATTATGTCCATTCTTCCTGTATATCGATAGATGGAAAAGCTCTTATTATTCCCGGTGATACAGG
This window encodes:
- a CDS encoding (Fe-S)-binding protein, producing MEKKSQNEKFQKALSKCVKCGACQAVCPVYDIEKKENSVARGKLALLQAYMKGEIELTSKLYETISKCILCTSCKDTCAASIEIDRIISTAREKAVKEFGMPPLKKALLEILCGTFPGRKTFLKSASLVEKMFMKKIPSESGLFYKGYFLGRKEGKIFPALSKKTLTEIIDLEKVSDSLSSVLFFQGCTINFISPQTGISALNLIRKSNFTPILLNKQQCCGLPAFFSGDREKAEKLAYSNLEMLSEKKFDYLVVACATCGSAFKEIYPLIFEDDSNRLQKWEEIKGKILDLSEFLSGPGNRIFSKIKKTEKETTKTATYHDPCHLYKGQKIEKEPREIIKNIPRINLVEMENSSDCCGFGGMFSIENFELSREINKKKIENILSSKAELVLTGCPGCILQIKSGLIAKSSNIEVKHWCELLDEATNGKSTID
- a CDS encoding PqqD family protein; amino-acid sequence: MIDEKSIPSKNPSILCTELDEEAVLLDLKTKCYFGLNEVALFIWKLADGKRNVSDIVDEICKNFDVEPSTALNSVKGFLKKLNDNNLVFIDASS
- a CDS encoding peptidase, which gives rise to MIITERAIKKLIEENLGIKRNERVLIFCDDISEDETITESDRKRRSELPLIAEEIFDYLSKRNDTTFLQYESLEKHGMEPPELIWQEAFGKRAFADLRDKGIFEKLITKQSTKKEEIEAEKIIKKHKRECVDVIIALSNFSTSHTKFRDLHTRIAGGRYASMPLFDKSMFEGPLNVNHKKMRQLTENLAKKLSRAKTAVITASNGTNLKIGIEGRSGIADTGILTRKGAFGNLPAGEAFIAPVENSAEGLFVAEWGPTSKFKKPLKFEIKSGKLFLIQGIDDYADFLREQIELDRKSSNIAELGIGTNPKATKPDNILESEKILGTIHLALGDNKSFGGEVRTNFHQDFVLFNPTLKLLYGSEEETIIANGKLLKS
- a CDS encoding pantetheine-phosphate adenylyltransferase → MKNIAVYPGTFDPVTNGHIDIIERGLQIFDEVIVAVAVSTDKQTLFPVEERIEMINSATEGLKNLRVESFDGLLIDFVKDVQAKAIIRGLRAVSDFEYEFQMAVTNRKLLKEVDTIFLMSTVKYSYLSSSIVKEVAKYGGDIEGMVPALVSKKLKEIYGTNKGGE
- the rsmD gene encoding 16S rRNA (guanine(966)-N(2))-methyltransferase RsmD, with translation MRITGGKKARHRLSSFPKDIIRPTQDKVREAVFNTLGNGVEGTDFLDLFAGTGSVGIEALSRGAERVVFIEKNRNAVSVIKKNLQIAGLDGFARIIQKDFREALKMLVAENISFHIIYCDPPYASDYSIKCLSEVNSGQLLLPNGTMILEIFKKRSFPEKEGKLHLMRERLYGETRILYYKNISD
- the gyrA gene encoding DNA gyrase subunit A, with the protein product MTSSISSNLIPVNIEDEMKNSYIDYAMSVIVGRALPDVRDGLKPVHRRVLYAMDELGLAYNKPYKKSARVVGEVLGKYHPHGDAAVYDTMIRMVQDFSLRYPLIDGQGNFGSIDGDSAAAMRYTEVRMAKIAHEMLTDIDKETVDFVPNFDETLVEPVVLPSRIPNLLINGSSGIAVGMATNIPPHNLGEIIDATVHLVNNPNATIEELAKFVPGPDFPTGAYICGKKGIRDAYRTGRGKLILRGRVTIEEQKSGRQNIVITELPYQVNKAKLIESIASLVRDKRIEGISDLRDESDREGMRIFIELKKDAMPEVILNNLYKHTQLQQSFGVILLAMVNGEPKVLNLKEALTCFVEFRKEIVIKRTRYDLRKAEEKAHILEGLKTAVENIDEVVALIKKAKNPADAKEKLMKRFPLSEIQAKEILAMQLQRLTGLERDKIISDYKETLKIIAEYKAILSSEQKVRDIVCKELLEVKEEYADERRTEIIADTTEIDIEDLIKQEDMAVTISHNGYIKRNALSIFQSQRRGGKGKTGMTTRNEDFVEHLFIANTHDYILFFSNKGKVYWIKVHEIPELGRTAKGRAIVNLLNLSAEEKICAYVPVSEFDSDHYVTMVTSKGIIKKTTLDAFSHPRAGGIIAVNLDKGDELVSAVVTDGTQDILLAMRNGNSIRFHESDVRAMGRTARGVKAVSISKDDEVIGMEIVSNGNYSILTVTENGYGKRTELSEYRVQSRGGKGIITIKTTERNGKVVGIKQVKDSDNIMLVASDGKIIRLKVADIKVIGRNTQGVKLIDVDEGAKVVAVAKIAHEE
- a CDS encoding histidine triad nucleotide-binding protein, with translation MSNECIFCKMIKGEMQANIVYEDDLIIAIEDINPQAPVHLLLIPKKHIPTTMDIQKEDSDILSDIFESAKHLAKEKKIDESGFRIVLNCNEGAGQSVFHIHFHLLGGRRMTWPPG